A stretch of Aphelocoma coerulescens isolate FSJ_1873_10779 chromosome 1A, UR_Acoe_1.0, whole genome shotgun sequence DNA encodes these proteins:
- the IRAK4 gene encoding interleukin-1 receptor-associated kinase 4 isoform X3 — protein MGEPVTDSTYVRCLSYGLVRRLAEFIDPQEGWKKLAVDITNPSGESRYSQVHIRRFEAFVQMGKSPTCELLYDWGTTNCTVADLVDLLIRNQFLAPASLLLPEAVRMPQEVTLPLSSQETLPIHEKQLPVQEKEVASVKPVLAQSTEKQHSDPSYLREENSSSQSSNTDFQNFLFCDLESITNNFDARPESAGGNKLGEGGFGIVFKGYINGRNVAVKKLIAMVDVSIQDLKQQFEQEINIMAKCQHENLVELLGFSSDGAQPCLVYEYMPNGSLLDRLACLDETPPIPWNIRCKIVQGTANGINFLHENNHIHRDIKSANILLTDTYVPKISDFGLARASVTFTQTIMTERIVGTAAYMAPEALRGEITPKSDIFSFGVVLLEIITGLPPADEKREPQLLLSIKDEIEDEEATIEDYVDEKMSDWDIPSIHKMYSIADRCLNDKKTRRPDIKMVQQHLQEIKT, from the exons ATGGGCGAGCCCGTGACGGATTCCACGTACGTCCGCTGCCTGAGCTACGGGCTCGTGAGGCGGCTGGCAGAGTTCATCGACCCGCAGGAAGGGTGGAAGAAACTTGCGGTGGATATAACCAACCCTTCCGGTGAAAGCAGATACAGCCAAGTGCATATAAG GAGATTTGAGGCATTTGTACAAATGGGAAAGAGCCCCACATGTGAATTGCTTTATGACTGGGGAACCACAAACTGTACAGTTGCTGATCTTGTGGATCTGCTGATTAGGAATCAATTCCTAGCACCAGCAAGCCTTTTGCTTCCAG AAGCTGTAAGGATGCCACAAGAAGTTACATTACCTCTTTCTTCACAGGAAACTTTGCCTATACATGAGAAACAGCTACCTGTACAGGAAAAAGAAGTGGCGTCTGTAAAGCCTGTTTTAGCTCAGAGTACTGAGAAGCAACATTCAGATCCTTCCTActtaagagaagaaaacagcagctcACAGTCCAGTAACACAG ATTTCcagaattttttgttttgtgactTGGAAAGCATTACAAATAATTTTGATGCCCGACCAGAATCAGCTGGAGGTAATAAACTGGGAGAAGGTGGCTTTGGCATTGTGTTCAAAGGTTACATCAATGGCAGAAACGTGGCTGTCAAGAAGCTCATTGCT ATGGTCGATGTAAGCATTCAGGACTTGAAGCAGCAGTTTGAGCAAGAAATAAACATAATGGCAAA gTGTCAGCATGAAAATTTAGTAGAATTACTTGGTTTCTCGAGTGATGGTGCTCAGCCATGCCTGGTGTATGAATATATGCCCAATGGTTCATTGCTTGACAGACTTGCTTGTCTG GATGAAACTCCACCAATTCCTTGGAATATAAGATGTAAAATTGTTCAAGGTACAGCAAATGGCATCAACTTTTTGCATGAAAATAATCATATTCACAGAGATATTAAAAG TGCAAATATCTTATTAACTGATACATATGTGCCCAAAATTTCCGACTTTGGCCTTGCAAGAGCATCTGTAACATTCACACAGACAATTATGACTGAAAGAATTGTTGGAACAGCAGCCTATATGGCACCTGAAGCTCTGCGAGGAGAGATAACACCTAAATCTGATATCTTCAGTTTTGGAGTA GTCTTACTAGAAATAATAACAGGTCTTCCTCCAGCAGATGAAAAGCGGGAGCCACAGTTGCTG TTAAGTATAAAGGATGAAATTGAGGATGAGGAAGCAACTATTGAGGATTATGTTGATGAAAAGATGAGTGACTGGGATATACCTTCAATTCATAAAATGTATTCAATTGCTGATCGGTGTCTGAATGACAAAAAAACCAGAAGGCCAGACATTAAGATG GTCCAACAGCATctccaagaaataaaaacttga
- the IRAK4 gene encoding interleukin-1 receptor-associated kinase 4 isoform X4 has translation MLRFEAFVQMGKSPTCELLYDWGTTNCTVADLVDLLIRNQFLAPASLLLPEAVRMPQEVTLPLSSQETLPIHEKQLPVQEKEVASVKPVLAQSTEKQHSDPSYLREENSSSQSSNTDFQNFLFCDLESITNNFDARPESAGGNKLGEGGFGIVFKGYINGRNVAVKKLIAMVDVSIQDLKQQFEQEINIMAKCQHENLVELLGFSSDGAQPCLVYEYMPNGSLLDRLACLDETPPIPWNIRCKIVQGTANGINFLHENNHIHRDIKSANILLTDTYVPKISDFGLARASVTFTQTIMTERIVGTAAYMAPEALRGEITPKSDIFSFGVVLLEIITGLPPADEKREPQLLLSIKDEIEDEEATIEDYVDEKMSDWDIPSIHKMYSIADRCLNDKKTRRPDIKMVQQHLQEIKT, from the exons ATGCT GAGATTTGAGGCATTTGTACAAATGGGAAAGAGCCCCACATGTGAATTGCTTTATGACTGGGGAACCACAAACTGTACAGTTGCTGATCTTGTGGATCTGCTGATTAGGAATCAATTCCTAGCACCAGCAAGCCTTTTGCTTCCAG AAGCTGTAAGGATGCCACAAGAAGTTACATTACCTCTTTCTTCACAGGAAACTTTGCCTATACATGAGAAACAGCTACCTGTACAGGAAAAAGAAGTGGCGTCTGTAAAGCCTGTTTTAGCTCAGAGTACTGAGAAGCAACATTCAGATCCTTCCTActtaagagaagaaaacagcagctcACAGTCCAGTAACACAG ATTTCcagaattttttgttttgtgactTGGAAAGCATTACAAATAATTTTGATGCCCGACCAGAATCAGCTGGAGGTAATAAACTGGGAGAAGGTGGCTTTGGCATTGTGTTCAAAGGTTACATCAATGGCAGAAACGTGGCTGTCAAGAAGCTCATTGCT ATGGTCGATGTAAGCATTCAGGACTTGAAGCAGCAGTTTGAGCAAGAAATAAACATAATGGCAAA gTGTCAGCATGAAAATTTAGTAGAATTACTTGGTTTCTCGAGTGATGGTGCTCAGCCATGCCTGGTGTATGAATATATGCCCAATGGTTCATTGCTTGACAGACTTGCTTGTCTG GATGAAACTCCACCAATTCCTTGGAATATAAGATGTAAAATTGTTCAAGGTACAGCAAATGGCATCAACTTTTTGCATGAAAATAATCATATTCACAGAGATATTAAAAG TGCAAATATCTTATTAACTGATACATATGTGCCCAAAATTTCCGACTTTGGCCTTGCAAGAGCATCTGTAACATTCACACAGACAATTATGACTGAAAGAATTGTTGGAACAGCAGCCTATATGGCACCTGAAGCTCTGCGAGGAGAGATAACACCTAAATCTGATATCTTCAGTTTTGGAGTA GTCTTACTAGAAATAATAACAGGTCTTCCTCCAGCAGATGAAAAGCGGGAGCCACAGTTGCTG TTAAGTATAAAGGATGAAATTGAGGATGAGGAAGCAACTATTGAGGATTATGTTGATGAAAAGATGAGTGACTGGGATATACCTTCAATTCATAAAATGTATTCAATTGCTGATCGGTGTCTGAATGACAAAAAAACCAGAAGGCCAGACATTAAGATG GTCCAACAGCATctccaagaaataaaaacttga
- the PUS7L gene encoding pseudouridylate synthase PUS7L isoform X2, with translation MLPSFSYLTEHTGFRGTIKNSPRDFAVTELEVPELFLRDTRPELLQKTSEAPPGQSSPCPRQHKKRRTEPPGPGAPGCPRDAAPGPPGRSPSRAGGGCAASPGETEREGDPELQSGLGEASVLESLLGKPVSDRLNKFACDLKDAWGLENSADAGTREFSLGRRLDKKIRADLHSAVRQKFPFLVTVTKDNEMIVKGNPDYRELCQLVTEKETSDFFKFLDAKIENSTFSFEPDGNKEHRKIVHHFINRKFGKLLETKSFTVTNVNDQPNMSIMVRFREKKWSRKRSAGGFQEKQDVYTAFTLQKENLETLEAIGLLAAELDVLPSDFSYTGIKDKKAITLQPMVVKKVTPERLKEIGNKMEKKGMRIYNIHSTYQHLRLGQLKGNHFDIVVRDLQNHSHDSSADLKDRISEAMENVETKGFVNYYGPQRFGQGQIVQTDQIGLALLNEKMVKAVKLFFTPEDTDDPVNNAKRYFLQTEDAKGTLVMLPEFKVREKMLLRALNRYGVNHEGCTKGWLNIPHSLRIFYVHAYCSKIWNEAASYRLKTYGSKVVEGDLVFVEENDESISLNNKVHVVTASEESADKYSIYQVVLPMVGHSIKYPGNKVGLWYHERLSKDELELCKFRVSPLQLNIPGCYRLILKNVQNLSYFLEGSEKETKIEDNHLNNLKVSLHISFDLDPSCYATACLREIMKCDF, from the exons ATGCTGCCCTCCTTCAGTTACCTGACCGAGCACACCGGCTTCCGCGGCACTATCAAAAACTCTCCGAGGGACTTCGCCGTGACTGAGCTCGAGGTGCCCGAACTCTTTCTTAGGGACACCCGGCCTGAATTGCTCCAGAAGACCAGTGAAGCGCCGCCGGGACAGAGCAGCCCGTGCCCGCGGCAGCACAAAAAGCGGAGGACGGAGCCCCCCGGGCCGGgtgcccctgggtgcccccgGGATGCCGCCCCCGGGCCCCCGGGGCGCAGCCCAAGCCGGGCGGGAGGCGGCTGTGCTGCATCCCCTGGCGAAACTGAGCGTGAGGGAGACCCCGAGCTGCAGTCCGGCCTCGGGGAAGCCTCTGTGTTGGAGTCCTTACTCGGCAAGCCCGTGAGCGATCGGCTCAACAAATTTGCCTGTGATCTGAAGGATGCGTGGGGCTTGGAAAACAGTGCGGACGCTGGCACTAGGGAATTCTCGCTAGGACGTAGGCTGGACAAGAAAATTCGAGCTGATTTACACAGTGCCGTTAGGCAGAAATTCCCCTTTCTAGTCACTGTTACAAAAGACAATGAAATGATTGTAAAAGGAAATCCTGATTATAGAGAACTTTGTCAATTAGTGACTGAAAAGGAAACAAgtgatttctttaaatttttagaTGCAAAGATAGAAAATTCTACATTTTCCTTTGAgcctgatggaaacaaagaGCACAGAAAAATAGTTCATCACTTTATCAATAGAAAATTTGGAAAGCTTTTAGAAACAAAATCTTTTACTGTGACAAATGTCAATGATCAGCCAAATATGTCAATAATGGTACGTTTTCGAGAAAAAAAATGGTCCAGAAAAAGGTCTGCTGGTGGTTTTCAGGAGAAGCAAGATGTTTATACAG CTTTCAcccttcagaaagaaaatctaGAAACGCTAGAAGCAATCGGCTTGTTGGCAGCTGAACTTGATGTGCTTCCTTCAGACTTCAGTTACACTGGCATCAAAGATAAGAAGGCTATCACTTTGCAACCGATGGTTGTGAAGAAGGTGACTCCTGAGAG GTTGAAAGAaattggaaacaaaatggaaaaaaagggcatgAGAATATACAACATCCATTCAACATACCAGCACCTCAGACTTGGTCAGCTGAAGGGCAATCACTTTGACATAGTTGTGAGAGATCTCCAAAACCACAGTCATGACTCTTCTGCAGATTTGAAGGACAGAATATCTGAAGCAATGGAAAATGTTGAG ACAAAAGGTTTTGTAAATTACTACGGACCTCAGCGGTTTGGACAAGGACAAATTGTTCAGACAGATCAGATAGGATTGGCTTTACTGAACGAAAAAATG GTGAAAgctgtgaaattatttttcacacCCGAAGATACTGATGATCCTGtaaataatgcaaaaagataCTTTCTTCAAACTG AAGATGCAAAGGGCACACTTGTGATGCTGCCAGAATTTAAAGTAAGAGAGAAGATGCTGCTACGAGCTTTAAATCGCTATGGTGTAAATCATGAAGGTTGTACCAAAGGATGGCTCAACATTCCTCATTCCTTGCGCATATTCTATGTCCATGCTTATTGCAGTAAAATTTGGAATGAAGCAGCATCATATAGGCTGAAGACTTATGGCTCAAAAGTGGTTGAGGGTGATCTTGTCTTCGTGGAAGAAAATGATGAAAGCATTTCCCTGAATAACAAG GTCCACGTAGTCACTGCTTCAGAAGAATCAGCTGACAAATATTCTATATACCAA gtGGTTCTTCCAATGGTGGGACATAGTATCAAGTATCCCGGTAATAAAGTTGGACTATGGTACCATGAAAGACTTTCTAAGGATGAGCTGGAGTTGTGCAAATTCAGAGTTTCTCCATTACAGCTGAATATACCTGGATGCTACAGActcattttgaaaaatgttCAGAATCTCTCATATTTTTTGGAAGGTAGTGAAAAAGAGACCAAAATTGAGGACAACCATCTGAATAATTTAAAAGTCTCTCTTCATATATCATTTGACCTTGATCCTTCATGTTATGCAACAGCCTGTCTGAGAGAAATAATGAAATGTGACTTTTAA
- the IRAK4 gene encoding interleukin-1 receptor-associated kinase 4 isoform X1: MRSGARGDRGCRGQEVTERRMGEPVTDSTYVRCLSYGLVRRLAEFIDPQEGWKKLAVDITNPSGESRYSQVHIRRFEAFVQMGKSPTCELLYDWGTTNCTVADLVDLLIRNQFLAPASLLLPEAVRMPQEVTLPLSSQETLPIHEKQLPVQEKEVASVKPVLAQSTEKQHSDPSYLREENSSSQSSNTDFQNFLFCDLESITNNFDARPESAGGNKLGEGGFGIVFKGYINGRNVAVKKLIAMVDVSIQDLKQQFEQEINIMAKCQHENLVELLGFSSDGAQPCLVYEYMPNGSLLDRLACLDETPPIPWNIRCKIVQGTANGINFLHENNHIHRDIKSANILLTDTYVPKISDFGLARASVTFTQTIMTERIVGTAAYMAPEALRGEITPKSDIFSFGVVLLEIITGLPPADEKREPQLLLSIKDEIEDEEATIEDYVDEKMSDWDIPSIHKMYSIADRCLNDKKTRRPDIKMVQQHLQEIKT, encoded by the exons ATGAGAAGTGGGGCCCGCGGGGATCGTGGGTGCCGCGGCCAGGAGGTGACG GAGCGGAGGATGGGCGAGCCCGTGACGGATTCCACGTACGTCCGCTGCCTGAGCTACGGGCTCGTGAGGCGGCTGGCAGAGTTCATCGACCCGCAGGAAGGGTGGAAGAAACTTGCGGTGGATATAACCAACCCTTCCGGTGAAAGCAGATACAGCCAAGTGCATATAAG GAGATTTGAGGCATTTGTACAAATGGGAAAGAGCCCCACATGTGAATTGCTTTATGACTGGGGAACCACAAACTGTACAGTTGCTGATCTTGTGGATCTGCTGATTAGGAATCAATTCCTAGCACCAGCAAGCCTTTTGCTTCCAG AAGCTGTAAGGATGCCACAAGAAGTTACATTACCTCTTTCTTCACAGGAAACTTTGCCTATACATGAGAAACAGCTACCTGTACAGGAAAAAGAAGTGGCGTCTGTAAAGCCTGTTTTAGCTCAGAGTACTGAGAAGCAACATTCAGATCCTTCCTActtaagagaagaaaacagcagctcACAGTCCAGTAACACAG ATTTCcagaattttttgttttgtgactTGGAAAGCATTACAAATAATTTTGATGCCCGACCAGAATCAGCTGGAGGTAATAAACTGGGAGAAGGTGGCTTTGGCATTGTGTTCAAAGGTTACATCAATGGCAGAAACGTGGCTGTCAAGAAGCTCATTGCT ATGGTCGATGTAAGCATTCAGGACTTGAAGCAGCAGTTTGAGCAAGAAATAAACATAATGGCAAA gTGTCAGCATGAAAATTTAGTAGAATTACTTGGTTTCTCGAGTGATGGTGCTCAGCCATGCCTGGTGTATGAATATATGCCCAATGGTTCATTGCTTGACAGACTTGCTTGTCTG GATGAAACTCCACCAATTCCTTGGAATATAAGATGTAAAATTGTTCAAGGTACAGCAAATGGCATCAACTTTTTGCATGAAAATAATCATATTCACAGAGATATTAAAAG TGCAAATATCTTATTAACTGATACATATGTGCCCAAAATTTCCGACTTTGGCCTTGCAAGAGCATCTGTAACATTCACACAGACAATTATGACTGAAAGAATTGTTGGAACAGCAGCCTATATGGCACCTGAAGCTCTGCGAGGAGAGATAACACCTAAATCTGATATCTTCAGTTTTGGAGTA GTCTTACTAGAAATAATAACAGGTCTTCCTCCAGCAGATGAAAAGCGGGAGCCACAGTTGCTG TTAAGTATAAAGGATGAAATTGAGGATGAGGAAGCAACTATTGAGGATTATGTTGATGAAAAGATGAGTGACTGGGATATACCTTCAATTCATAAAATGTATTCAATTGCTGATCGGTGTCTGAATGACAAAAAAACCAGAAGGCCAGACATTAAGATG GTCCAACAGCATctccaagaaataaaaacttga
- the PUS7L gene encoding pseudouridylate synthase PUS7L isoform X1 produces the protein MLPSFSYLTEHTGFRGTIKNSPRDFAVTELEVPELFLRDTRPELLQKTSEAPPGQSSPCPRQHKKRRTEPPGPGAPGCPRDAAPGPPGRSPSRAGGGCAASPGETEREGDPELQSGLGEASVLESLLGKPVSDRLNKFACDLKDAWGLENSADAGTREFSLGRRLDKKIRADLHSAVRQKFPFLVTVTKDNEMIVKGNPDYRELCQLVTEKETSDFFKFLDAKIENSTFSFEPDGNKEHRKIVHHFINRKFGKLLETKSFTVTNVNDQPNMSIMVRFREKKWSRKRSAGGFQEKQDVYTAFTLQKENLETLEAIGLLAAELDVLPSDFSYTGIKDKKAITLQPMVVKKVTPERLKEIGNKMEKKGMRIYNIHSTYQHLRLGQLKGNHFDIVVRDLQNHSHDSSADLKDRISEAMENVETKGFVNYYGPQRFGQGQIVQTDQIGLALLNEKMVKAVKLFFTPEDTDDPVNNAKRYFLQTEDAKGTLVMLPEFKVREKMLLRALNRYGVNHEGCTKGWLNIPHSLRIFYVHAYCSKIWNEAASYRLKTYGSKVVEGDLVFVEENDESISLNNKVGGVFFLNFLSGPRSHCFRRIS, from the exons ATGCTGCCCTCCTTCAGTTACCTGACCGAGCACACCGGCTTCCGCGGCACTATCAAAAACTCTCCGAGGGACTTCGCCGTGACTGAGCTCGAGGTGCCCGAACTCTTTCTTAGGGACACCCGGCCTGAATTGCTCCAGAAGACCAGTGAAGCGCCGCCGGGACAGAGCAGCCCGTGCCCGCGGCAGCACAAAAAGCGGAGGACGGAGCCCCCCGGGCCGGgtgcccctgggtgcccccgGGATGCCGCCCCCGGGCCCCCGGGGCGCAGCCCAAGCCGGGCGGGAGGCGGCTGTGCTGCATCCCCTGGCGAAACTGAGCGTGAGGGAGACCCCGAGCTGCAGTCCGGCCTCGGGGAAGCCTCTGTGTTGGAGTCCTTACTCGGCAAGCCCGTGAGCGATCGGCTCAACAAATTTGCCTGTGATCTGAAGGATGCGTGGGGCTTGGAAAACAGTGCGGACGCTGGCACTAGGGAATTCTCGCTAGGACGTAGGCTGGACAAGAAAATTCGAGCTGATTTACACAGTGCCGTTAGGCAGAAATTCCCCTTTCTAGTCACTGTTACAAAAGACAATGAAATGATTGTAAAAGGAAATCCTGATTATAGAGAACTTTGTCAATTAGTGACTGAAAAGGAAACAAgtgatttctttaaatttttagaTGCAAAGATAGAAAATTCTACATTTTCCTTTGAgcctgatggaaacaaagaGCACAGAAAAATAGTTCATCACTTTATCAATAGAAAATTTGGAAAGCTTTTAGAAACAAAATCTTTTACTGTGACAAATGTCAATGATCAGCCAAATATGTCAATAATGGTACGTTTTCGAGAAAAAAAATGGTCCAGAAAAAGGTCTGCTGGTGGTTTTCAGGAGAAGCAAGATGTTTATACAG CTTTCAcccttcagaaagaaaatctaGAAACGCTAGAAGCAATCGGCTTGTTGGCAGCTGAACTTGATGTGCTTCCTTCAGACTTCAGTTACACTGGCATCAAAGATAAGAAGGCTATCACTTTGCAACCGATGGTTGTGAAGAAGGTGACTCCTGAGAG GTTGAAAGAaattggaaacaaaatggaaaaaaagggcatgAGAATATACAACATCCATTCAACATACCAGCACCTCAGACTTGGTCAGCTGAAGGGCAATCACTTTGACATAGTTGTGAGAGATCTCCAAAACCACAGTCATGACTCTTCTGCAGATTTGAAGGACAGAATATCTGAAGCAATGGAAAATGTTGAG ACAAAAGGTTTTGTAAATTACTACGGACCTCAGCGGTTTGGACAAGGACAAATTGTTCAGACAGATCAGATAGGATTGGCTTTACTGAACGAAAAAATG GTGAAAgctgtgaaattatttttcacacCCGAAGATACTGATGATCCTGtaaataatgcaaaaagataCTTTCTTCAAACTG AAGATGCAAAGGGCACACTTGTGATGCTGCCAGAATTTAAAGTAAGAGAGAAGATGCTGCTACGAGCTTTAAATCGCTATGGTGTAAATCATGAAGGTTGTACCAAAGGATGGCTCAACATTCCTCATTCCTTGCGCATATTCTATGTCCATGCTTATTGCAGTAAAATTTGGAATGAAGCAGCATCATATAGGCTGAAGACTTATGGCTCAAAAGTGGTTGAGGGTGATCTTGTCTTCGTGGAAGAAAATGATGAAAGCATTTCCCTGAATAACAAG gtTGGTGGtgttttcttcttaaatttCTTGTCAGGTCCACGTAGTCACTGCTTCAGAAGAATCAGCTGA
- the IRAK4 gene encoding interleukin-1 receptor-associated kinase 4 isoform X2, which produces MRSGARGDRGCRGQEERRMGEPVTDSTYVRCLSYGLVRRLAEFIDPQEGWKKLAVDITNPSGESRYSQVHIRRFEAFVQMGKSPTCELLYDWGTTNCTVADLVDLLIRNQFLAPASLLLPEAVRMPQEVTLPLSSQETLPIHEKQLPVQEKEVASVKPVLAQSTEKQHSDPSYLREENSSSQSSNTDFQNFLFCDLESITNNFDARPESAGGNKLGEGGFGIVFKGYINGRNVAVKKLIAMVDVSIQDLKQQFEQEINIMAKCQHENLVELLGFSSDGAQPCLVYEYMPNGSLLDRLACLDETPPIPWNIRCKIVQGTANGINFLHENNHIHRDIKSANILLTDTYVPKISDFGLARASVTFTQTIMTERIVGTAAYMAPEALRGEITPKSDIFSFGVVLLEIITGLPPADEKREPQLLLSIKDEIEDEEATIEDYVDEKMSDWDIPSIHKMYSIADRCLNDKKTRRPDIKMVQQHLQEIKT; this is translated from the exons ATGAGAAGTGGGGCCCGCGGGGATCGTGGGTGCCGCGGCCAGGAG GAGCGGAGGATGGGCGAGCCCGTGACGGATTCCACGTACGTCCGCTGCCTGAGCTACGGGCTCGTGAGGCGGCTGGCAGAGTTCATCGACCCGCAGGAAGGGTGGAAGAAACTTGCGGTGGATATAACCAACCCTTCCGGTGAAAGCAGATACAGCCAAGTGCATATAAG GAGATTTGAGGCATTTGTACAAATGGGAAAGAGCCCCACATGTGAATTGCTTTATGACTGGGGAACCACAAACTGTACAGTTGCTGATCTTGTGGATCTGCTGATTAGGAATCAATTCCTAGCACCAGCAAGCCTTTTGCTTCCAG AAGCTGTAAGGATGCCACAAGAAGTTACATTACCTCTTTCTTCACAGGAAACTTTGCCTATACATGAGAAACAGCTACCTGTACAGGAAAAAGAAGTGGCGTCTGTAAAGCCTGTTTTAGCTCAGAGTACTGAGAAGCAACATTCAGATCCTTCCTActtaagagaagaaaacagcagctcACAGTCCAGTAACACAG ATTTCcagaattttttgttttgtgactTGGAAAGCATTACAAATAATTTTGATGCCCGACCAGAATCAGCTGGAGGTAATAAACTGGGAGAAGGTGGCTTTGGCATTGTGTTCAAAGGTTACATCAATGGCAGAAACGTGGCTGTCAAGAAGCTCATTGCT ATGGTCGATGTAAGCATTCAGGACTTGAAGCAGCAGTTTGAGCAAGAAATAAACATAATGGCAAA gTGTCAGCATGAAAATTTAGTAGAATTACTTGGTTTCTCGAGTGATGGTGCTCAGCCATGCCTGGTGTATGAATATATGCCCAATGGTTCATTGCTTGACAGACTTGCTTGTCTG GATGAAACTCCACCAATTCCTTGGAATATAAGATGTAAAATTGTTCAAGGTACAGCAAATGGCATCAACTTTTTGCATGAAAATAATCATATTCACAGAGATATTAAAAG TGCAAATATCTTATTAACTGATACATATGTGCCCAAAATTTCCGACTTTGGCCTTGCAAGAGCATCTGTAACATTCACACAGACAATTATGACTGAAAGAATTGTTGGAACAGCAGCCTATATGGCACCTGAAGCTCTGCGAGGAGAGATAACACCTAAATCTGATATCTTCAGTTTTGGAGTA GTCTTACTAGAAATAATAACAGGTCTTCCTCCAGCAGATGAAAAGCGGGAGCCACAGTTGCTG TTAAGTATAAAGGATGAAATTGAGGATGAGGAAGCAACTATTGAGGATTATGTTGATGAAAAGATGAGTGACTGGGATATACCTTCAATTCATAAAATGTATTCAATTGCTGATCGGTGTCTGAATGACAAAAAAACCAGAAGGCCAGACATTAAGATG GTCCAACAGCATctccaagaaataaaaacttga